A genomic region of Pseudomonas sp. MPC6 contains the following coding sequences:
- a CDS encoding peptidoglycan DD-metalloendopeptidase family protein: MTKKPSKAPPLYPKTHLLAASGIAALLSLALLVFPSSDVEAKRTTLSLELESPAEQLTQDQDAAEAVQATNEPQESPFAQIENSTEETAQTAESASEPAPAAAPVPAIEEKKAPSHREVVVAKGDTLSTLFEKVGLPATAVYEVMASGKQAKLFSQLKRGQKLEFELNPEGQLVNLHSKVSDLETISLTRNDKGYAFNRITAKPTVRSAYAHGVINSSLSQSAARAGLSHRMTMDMASVFGYDIDFAQDIRPGDQFDVIYEQKVVNGKAVGTGPILSARFVNRGKTYTAVRYTNKQGNSSYYTADGNSMRKAFIRTPVDFARISSKFSMGRKHPILNKIRAHKGVDYAAPRGTPIKAAGDGKVLLAGRRGGYGNTVIIQHGNTYRTLYGHMQGFAKGVKTGGSVKQGQVIGYIGTTGLSTGPHLHYEFQVNGVHVDPLGQKVAMADPISKAERARFLAQSQPLMARMDQEKATMLASKR; encoded by the coding sequence ATGACCAAAAAACCGTCTAAAGCGCCGCCGCTTTACCCGAAGACCCACCTGCTCGCAGCGAGTGGCATCGCCGCGCTCCTGAGCCTGGCGCTTCTGGTATTCCCTTCCAGCGATGTTGAAGCCAAAAGAACGACCCTGAGTCTTGAACTGGAAAGCCCTGCTGAACAACTGACACAAGATCAAGACGCTGCCGAAGCCGTCCAGGCCACAAACGAGCCACAAGAGTCCCCTTTCGCGCAGATCGAAAACAGCACCGAAGAGACCGCGCAAACCGCTGAGTCCGCGTCGGAACCTGCACCTGCAGCAGCACCTGTGCCTGCCATCGAAGAAAAGAAAGCTCCCAGCCACAGGGAAGTGGTCGTCGCCAAAGGCGACACGCTCTCTACGCTGTTCGAGAAAGTCGGCCTACCCGCCACTGCGGTGTATGAAGTAATGGCCAGCGGCAAACAAGCCAAGCTGTTCAGCCAGCTCAAGCGCGGCCAGAAGCTCGAGTTCGAACTCAACCCGGAAGGCCAACTGGTCAACCTGCACAGCAAGGTCAGCGATCTTGAAACCATCAGCCTGACCAGGAATGACAAGGGCTATGCCTTCAACCGCATTACCGCCAAACCGACCGTACGCTCTGCCTACGCTCACGGCGTGATCAACAGTTCGCTGTCGCAGTCTGCCGCTCGCGCCGGCCTGTCCCACAGAATGACCATGGACATGGCCAGCGTGTTTGGCTATGACATCGACTTTGCCCAGGACATTCGCCCGGGCGACCAGTTCGACGTGATCTACGAGCAGAAAGTTGTCAATGGCAAAGCCGTCGGCACTGGTCCGATCCTTTCCGCGCGCTTCGTCAACCGCGGCAAGACCTACACTGCGGTGCGTTACACCAACAAACAAGGCAACAGCAGCTACTACACCGCAGATGGCAACAGCATGCGCAAGGCGTTCATCCGGACGCCAGTGGACTTCGCCCGCATCAGCTCGAAATTCTCCATGGGCCGCAAGCACCCGATCCTGAACAAGATCCGCGCGCATAAAGGTGTCGACTATGCCGCACCACGTGGCACCCCGATCAAAGCGGCCGGCGACGGCAAAGTCCTGCTGGCCGGTCGCCGCGGCGGCTACGGCAATACCGTGATCATCCAGCACGGAAATACCTACCGCACGCTTTACGGCCACATGCAAGGTTTCGCCAAGGGCGTCAAGACCGGTGGCAGCGTCAAGCAGGGCCAGGTGATTGGCTATATCGGTACCACCGGACTTTCCACCGGCCCGCACTTGCACTATGAGTTCCAGGTCAATGGCGTACACGTCGACCCGCTGGGCCAGAAGGTGGCGATGGCCGATCCGATCTCCAAGGCCGAACGCGCACGCTTCCTCGCGCAGAGCCAGCCATTGATGGCGCGCATGGACCAGGAGAAAGCCACCATGCTGGCTTCGAAGCGCTAA
- a CDS encoding anhydro-N-acetylmuramic acid kinase produces MTLYIGVMSGTSLDGLDIALIEQTPAISLIATHYIPMPDSLRAELLGLCASGPDEIARSAIAQQNWVKLAAQGIHALLDQQHLKPADIRAIGSHGQTIRHEPSRGFTVQIGNPALLTELTGITVVSDFRSRDVAAGGQGAPLVPAFHEALFEEQAGNRAVLNVGGFSNLSLIEPGKPVAGFDCGPGNVLLDAWIHQQRGDHFDRDGQWAASGKVEPVLLKALLSDPFFVTKGPKSTGREVFNLPWLTGHLSQLPAFAAEDVQATLLELTALTIVESLQSAQSDTRQLLVCGGGAHNATLMDRLASLLPTAKVSSTAACGVDPDWVEAMAFAWLAHCCLEGIAANRPSVTGARGLRVLGAIYPA; encoded by the coding sequence ATGACGCTCTATATAGGTGTGATGTCCGGGACCAGCCTTGACGGACTGGACATTGCGCTGATCGAGCAAACCCCGGCGATCAGTCTGATCGCCACGCACTACATCCCGATGCCTGACTCCCTGCGCGCCGAGCTGCTTGGCTTGTGCGCCAGTGGCCCGGACGAGATCGCCCGCTCCGCCATCGCCCAGCAGAACTGGGTGAAGCTGGCCGCTCAGGGTATTCATGCCCTCCTTGATCAACAACACCTGAAACCTGCAGACATTCGCGCGATTGGCAGCCACGGCCAGACCATTCGCCATGAACCGTCGCGCGGGTTCACGGTACAGATCGGCAACCCTGCCCTGCTGACCGAGCTGACCGGCATCACCGTCGTCAGCGACTTCCGCAGCCGCGACGTCGCGGCTGGCGGCCAGGGCGCACCCTTGGTTCCGGCCTTTCACGAGGCCTTGTTTGAAGAACAGGCAGGAAACCGCGCGGTATTGAACGTCGGCGGCTTCAGCAATCTCAGCCTGATCGAACCTGGCAAACCTGTAGCCGGTTTCGACTGTGGTCCCGGGAATGTGCTGCTGGATGCCTGGATTCACCAGCAACGCGGCGACCATTTTGATCGTGACGGCCAATGGGCCGCCAGCGGCAAGGTCGAACCCGTCCTGCTGAAGGCATTGCTCAGCGATCCGTTTTTTGTGACCAAGGGTCCGAAAAGCACCGGTCGCGAGGTATTCAATCTGCCATGGCTGACCGGGCACTTGTCACAGCTACCCGCTTTCGCCGCCGAAGACGTGCAGGCAACTCTGCTTGAACTGACCGCACTGACCATCGTCGAGTCATTGCAAAGTGCTCAATCAGATACCCGGCAATTGCTGGTTTGCGGCGGTGGTGCGCACAACGCCACGTTGATGGACCGCCTGGCCAGCCTGCTGCCCACGGCTAAAGTCAGCAGCACCGCGGCTTGCGGTGTCGACCCGGACTGGGTTGAAGCCATGGCCTTTGCCTGGCTGGCCCACTGCTGCCTGGAAGGCATCGCAGCCAATCGCCCCAGCGTCACCGGCGCGCGAGGCCTGCGTGTACTGGGCGCCATCTACCCCGCCTGA
- the erpA gene encoding iron-sulfur cluster insertion protein ErpA: MSVESFTPTALQFTHGAAHKVKSLVDEEGNDRLKLRVFVTGGGCSGFQYGFTFDEEVADDDTIVEREGVSLVVDPMSFQYLAGAEVDYQEGLEGSRFVIKNPNASTTCGCGSSFSI; the protein is encoded by the coding sequence ATGAGCGTCGAATCCTTCACCCCCACGGCTTTGCAATTCACCCACGGTGCCGCGCACAAGGTGAAGAGCCTGGTCGATGAAGAGGGGAATGATCGCTTGAAGCTGCGCGTATTCGTTACGGGCGGCGGTTGTTCAGGTTTTCAGTACGGCTTCACCTTCGATGAAGAAGTGGCCGATGACGACACCATCGTCGAGCGCGAGGGTGTGAGTCTGGTCGTCGATCCGATGAGCTTCCAGTACCTGGCAGGTGCCGAGGTGGATTATCAGGAAGGTCTGGAAGGTTCGCGTTTCGTCATCAAGAACCCGAACGCCTCCACCACCTGTGGTTGCGGCTCTTCGTTCTCGATCTGA
- the argC gene encoding N-acetyl-gamma-glutamyl-phosphate reductase has product MVKVGIVGGTGYTGVELLRLLAQHPQAEVAVITSRSEAGLAVADMYPNLRGHYDGLAFSVPDIKTLGACDVVFFATPHGVAHALAGDLLAAGTKVIDLSADFRLQDAEEWAKWYGQPHGAPQLLEEAVYGLPEVNREQIRQARLIAVPGCYPTATQLGFLPLLEAGLADTTRLIADCKSGVSGAGRGASVGSLYAETSESMKAYAVKGHRHLPEIRQGLRRAAGKDVGLTFVPHLTPMIRGIHSTLYATVVDRSVDLQALFEKRYANEPFVDVMPAGSHPETRSVRGANVCRIAVHRPQDGDLVVVLSVIDNLVKGASGQAVQNLNILFGLDERLGLSHAGMLP; this is encoded by the coding sequence ATGGTCAAGGTCGGTATCGTCGGCGGCACGGGTTACACCGGTGTCGAACTGCTGCGTCTGTTGGCGCAGCATCCGCAAGCTGAAGTGGCAGTGATCACTTCCCGATCCGAGGCCGGTCTGGCCGTGGCTGATATGTACCCGAACCTGCGCGGTCATTACGATGGCCTGGCGTTCAGCGTTCCGGACATCAAGACCCTGGGCGCCTGCGACGTGGTGTTCTTCGCAACGCCTCACGGTGTAGCCCATGCCTTGGCCGGTGATTTGCTCGCGGCCGGGACCAAGGTCATCGACCTGTCGGCCGACTTCCGTCTGCAAGACGCCGAGGAATGGGCCAAGTGGTACGGTCAGCCGCACGGTGCGCCGCAATTGCTGGAAGAGGCGGTCTATGGCTTGCCGGAAGTCAATCGCGAGCAGATCAGGCAGGCTCGCCTGATCGCCGTACCCGGGTGCTACCCGACGGCCACGCAATTGGGTTTCCTGCCGTTGCTCGAAGCCGGTCTGGCCGATACCACTCGCTTGATCGCAGACTGCAAATCCGGTGTCAGCGGTGCCGGCCGTGGTGCCTCCGTAGGTTCGCTGTATGCCGAAACATCGGAAAGCATGAAGGCCTACGCGGTCAAGGGACACCGTCACTTGCCGGAAATCCGCCAGGGTCTGCGGCGTGCAGCGGGCAAGGACGTCGGTCTGACTTTCGTCCCGCACTTGACGCCAATGATTCGCGGCATTCACTCCACGCTCTACGCCACTGTCGTGGATCGCTCGGTGGATTTGCAGGCGCTGTTTGAAAAGCGTTATGCCAACGAACCGTTCGTCGATGTCATGCCTGCTGGCAGTCATCCGGAAACCCGCAGCGTGCGCGGTGCCAATGTGTGCCGGATCGCCGTGCATCGGCCGCAGGACGGTGATCTGGTGGTGGTGTTGTCGGTGATCGATAATCTGGTCAAAGGCGCGTCGGGTCAGGCGGTGCAGAACCTGAACATTCTGTTCGGACTGGATGAGCGCCTGGGCCTGTCCCACGCGGGCATGCTGCCGTAA
- the hemJ gene encoding protoporphyrinogen oxidase HemJ, with amino-acid sequence MLYLWLKALHIVSMVCWFAGLFYLPRLFVYHAQSEDTVSKERFSIMERKLYRGIMGPAMIATLIFGIALIALNPGIFSQGAWIHAKLTLVVILIGYHHMCGAQVKRFARGENTRSHVFYRWFNEVPVLILLAIVILVVVRPF; translated from the coding sequence ATGCTTTATCTATGGCTCAAAGCGCTGCACATCGTCAGCATGGTCTGCTGGTTTGCCGGCCTGTTCTACCTGCCGCGCCTGTTCGTCTATCACGCGCAAAGCGAAGACACCGTCAGCAAGGAACGCTTCAGCATCATGGAGCGCAAGCTGTACCGCGGCATCATGGGACCGGCGATGATCGCCACGCTGATTTTCGGCATCGCACTGATCGCCCTGAACCCCGGCATATTCAGTCAGGGCGCCTGGATTCACGCGAAGTTGACGCTGGTGGTGATCCTGATCGGCTACCACCACATGTGCGGCGCCCAGGTGAAACGTTTTGCCCGTGGCGAAAACACCCGCAGCCATGTCTTTTATCGCTGGTTCAATGAAGTGCCGGTTCTGATATTGCTGGCTATCGTAATTCTGGTCGTCGTTCGGCCGTTCTGA
- a CDS encoding nitronate monooxygenase family protein has translation MSLPALLEQRLRLPVVAAPMFLISNPQLVLACCRNGVVGSFPALNQRESSGFKAWLEEIEAGLATLDNPAPYAVNLIVHNSNPRLQADLEICIEHKVPIVITSLGAVKELVDAVHGYGGLVFHDVTTRRHAEKAAEAGVDGLIAVAAGAGGHAGTWSPFSLIAEIRQFFDKTLLLAGCLNHGHEILAAQLLGADLAYFGTRFIGTTESHAPDAYKQMLLTSRAADIVHTPAVSGVPASFMRQSLEAAGFDMAALQGKGEVNFGAKLKPLSDEAKAWKTVWSAGQGVGEIDDLPSVDQLVARLDDEYRQALEQAAQLRDRWPR, from the coding sequence ATGTCGCTGCCCGCTTTGCTCGAACAACGTTTGCGCCTGCCCGTGGTGGCGGCGCCAATGTTCCTGATTTCCAACCCGCAACTGGTGCTCGCCTGCTGTCGAAATGGTGTAGTGGGCAGCTTTCCAGCGCTGAATCAACGCGAGAGCAGTGGCTTCAAGGCCTGGCTGGAAGAGATCGAAGCAGGGCTGGCGACACTGGACAACCCTGCGCCTTACGCCGTGAACCTGATCGTCCACAACAGTAACCCGCGCCTGCAAGCGGACCTGGAGATCTGTATCGAGCACAAAGTGCCGATCGTGATTACCAGCCTGGGGGCCGTGAAGGAACTGGTCGATGCCGTCCACGGCTATGGCGGCCTGGTGTTTCACGACGTGACGACCCGTCGCCATGCCGAGAAAGCCGCCGAGGCCGGGGTAGATGGCTTGATCGCCGTGGCGGCGGGTGCCGGTGGACACGCCGGCACCTGGAGCCCGTTTTCGCTGATTGCCGAAATCCGCCAGTTCTTCGACAAAACCCTGCTGCTGGCCGGTTGCCTGAACCACGGACACGAAATTCTTGCCGCGCAATTGCTCGGCGCGGACCTCGCCTACTTCGGCACGCGATTCATCGGCACTACCGAAAGTCATGCACCTGACGCCTACAAGCAGATGTTGCTGACGTCCAGAGCCGCGGACATCGTCCATACTCCAGCCGTGTCGGGCGTACCGGCGAGCTTCATGCGCCAAAGCCTGGAGGCCGCCGGTTTCGACATGGCGGCATTGCAAGGCAAGGGTGAGGTCAACTTCGGCGCCAAGCTCAAGCCGTTGAGCGATGAAGCCAAGGCCTGGAAAACCGTATGGTCCGCGGGCCAGGGCGTCGGCGAAATCGATGACCTGCCGAGTGTCGATCAATTGGTTGCACGCCTGGACGATGAATACCGCCAGGCCCTGGAACAGGCGGCACAGCTGCGTGATCGCTGGCCGCGCTGA
- a CDS encoding DUF805 domain-containing protein, which yields MSENRYKIVFDGALLPGVEATTAKLNLAELFKSDVAAIERLFSGRPVALKRDLSQADAQTYLQALTKTGIDARIEREPQVELNLSEVHEHTPADPPPAPDPESPYAPPRAAVGEALPAFATLKAFSFDGRIGRLRYLAWTMVLMLVTFGISAMLVFFGLTLISTDSSAGLILGGLLAFTLIVVFGFISIQFSVQRLHDIGWSGWLWLLTLVPIVGSFFPFVMMLMPGNHTANRYGAPPPPNSPAVKILSALWLVFTAILLIGGLSGGLTAIHSEYESATERLYESDSVTAEGIEDQTAVEAEPAPNSADDAAEEARPPVDSAKE from the coding sequence ATGAGCGAAAACCGTTACAAGATCGTATTCGACGGCGCTCTGCTGCCTGGTGTCGAGGCCACCACCGCCAAACTCAATCTCGCCGAGCTATTCAAATCCGATGTCGCTGCCATCGAGCGGCTGTTCAGTGGCCGGCCGGTTGCACTCAAACGCGACCTGTCACAGGCCGATGCCCAGACTTATCTGCAGGCGCTGACGAAAACCGGCATCGATGCCCGGATCGAACGTGAACCCCAGGTCGAACTGAACCTGTCTGAGGTGCACGAACACACGCCTGCCGACCCACCTCCAGCGCCAGATCCGGAATCACCCTACGCACCGCCGCGCGCGGCTGTCGGCGAAGCGCTGCCGGCGTTCGCCACGCTCAAGGCATTCAGTTTCGACGGCCGTATCGGCCGCTTGCGCTATCTGGCCTGGACGATGGTTCTGATGCTGGTGACGTTTGGCATCAGCGCCATGCTGGTTTTTTTCGGCCTCACCCTTATCAGTACGGATTCCAGCGCCGGGCTGATTCTCGGGGGGCTGTTGGCCTTTACGCTCATCGTGGTGTTCGGCTTCATCAGCATCCAGTTCAGCGTCCAGCGCCTGCATGATATCGGCTGGTCCGGCTGGCTCTGGCTGCTGACGCTCGTGCCGATCGTGGGCAGCTTCTTTCCGTTCGTGATGATGCTTATGCCGGGCAACCACACCGCCAATCGATACGGAGCACCACCACCGCCCAACAGCCCAGCGGTCAAGATCCTGTCTGCGCTATGGCTGGTATTTACCGCGATCCTGTTGATCGGCGGGCTGTCCGGCGGGCTCACTGCGATCCATAGCGAATACGAAAGCGCCACCGAGCGCCTCTATGAAAGTGACTCGGTCACCGCCGAGGGGATCGAAGATCAAACCGCTGTGGAAGCAGAGCCTGCGCCAAATTCAGCTGACGATGCAGCCGAAGAAGCCCGGCCCCCTGTAGACTCTGCGAAAGAATGA
- a CDS encoding SDR family oxidoreductase, with amino-acid sequence MTRYALITGASSGIGLAMAEALARRGRSLILVARQRDQLESIAIELTQRFGVEVLFRACDLGEPLRLSGFLLELEEGDRQIDLLVNCAGMGTCGPFLAQDWMTEQDLIEVNILALTRLCHAVGNSMALQGGGQILNVASVAAFHPGPWMSTYYASKAYVLHFSEGLRVELKKCAVKVSVLCPGPTRTAFFRTAQLDTGKLVDSKLLMSPEEVALYTVRALEKNRAIIIPGRRNRWRAFLPRLGSRWLTRTIAGMVNKAYCPR; translated from the coding sequence ATGACCCGTTACGCTCTGATCACTGGCGCTTCCAGCGGCATCGGCCTGGCGATGGCCGAAGCGCTGGCCCGGCGCGGCCGCAGCCTGATTCTGGTGGCCCGACAGCGTGATCAGCTGGAAAGCATTGCAATTGAACTGACTCAACGTTTTGGCGTGGAAGTGTTATTCCGGGCCTGTGACCTGGGCGAACCGTTGCGTCTGTCCGGGTTTCTGCTGGAACTGGAGGAAGGTGATCGCCAGATCGATCTGTTGGTCAACTGCGCCGGCATGGGTACCTGCGGTCCTTTTCTGGCCCAGGACTGGATGACCGAGCAGGATCTGATCGAGGTGAACATCCTCGCCCTCACCCGCCTGTGTCATGCGGTCGGCAACAGCATGGCCTTGCAGGGTGGCGGGCAGATCCTGAACGTCGCCTCGGTCGCCGCATTCCATCCGGGCCCGTGGATGAGCACTTATTACGCCAGCAAAGCCTATGTGTTGCATTTTTCCGAAGGGTTGCGCGTCGAGTTGAAGAAATGTGCGGTCAAGGTGTCGGTGCTCTGTCCTGGCCCGACTCGCACCGCATTTTTCCGCACCGCGCAACTGGACACCGGCAAACTGGTCGACAGCAAACTGCTGATGAGTCCCGAGGAAGTCGCGCTCTATACCGTGCGGGCACTGGAGAAAAATCGCGCCATCATCATTCCGGGCCGACGTAACCGCTGGCGCGCCTTTCTGCCGCGCCTGGGTTCACGCTGGCTGACCCGGACAATCGCCGGCATGGTCAACAAGGCCTATTGTCCACGCTGA
- a CDS encoding histidine triad nucleotide-binding protein, protein MDTLFTKIINREIPAKIIYEDDQVLAFHDIAPQAPVHFLVIPKKSVRTLNDLTEDDKALAGHILFTAQRLALELGCEEGFRVVMNCNPLGGQTVYHIHMHVLGQRQMHWPPG, encoded by the coding sequence GTGGATACTCTGTTCACCAAGATCATCAACCGGGAAATCCCGGCGAAGATCATCTACGAGGACGACCAGGTACTGGCCTTCCACGATATCGCCCCACAGGCACCGGTACATTTTCTGGTGATCCCGAAAAAATCCGTGCGCACCCTGAACGACCTCACCGAGGACGACAAGGCATTGGCCGGGCATATTCTGTTCACTGCCCAGCGCCTGGCGCTGGAACTGGGCTGCGAAGAAGGTTTCCGTGTGGTCATGAACTGCAATCCACTGGGCGGGCAGACGGTCTATCACATTCATATGCATGTATTGGGTCAGCGCCAGATGCATTGGCCGCCGGGCTGA
- the coq7 gene encoding 2-polyprenyl-3-methyl-6-methoxy-1,4-benzoquinone monooxygenase: MTTQRHYSPIDRLLLQADAAMRTLLPSSGQPYRPSPAIVQPDAKMSDEDTRHVAGLMRINHTGEVCAQALYQGQALTAKLPQVRAAMEHAAEEEIDHLVWCEQRIHQLGSHTSILNPLFYGMSFGIGAVAGLISDKISLGFVAATEHQVCKHLNEHLEQLPAEDEKSRAILEQMRIDEEQHAESALDAGGFRFPAPVKFGMGLLAKVMTKSTYRI; encoded by the coding sequence ATGACTACCCAACGTCACTACTCGCCGATTGACCGTCTTCTGTTGCAAGCCGATGCCGCGATGCGAACCCTGCTGCCCTCCAGCGGCCAACCGTACCGTCCGTCGCCCGCTATCGTGCAGCCGGATGCGAAAATGAGCGACGAAGACACCCGGCACGTTGCCGGCCTGATGCGTATCAACCATACCGGCGAAGTCTGTGCCCAGGCGTTGTATCAGGGTCAAGCCCTGACCGCCAAACTGCCGCAAGTGCGGGCCGCGATGGAACACGCTGCCGAAGAAGAAATCGACCATCTGGTCTGGTGCGAGCAACGTATCCATCAGCTAGGTAGCCACACCAGCATTCTCAATCCACTGTTTTACGGCATGTCGTTCGGGATTGGCGCGGTGGCCGGGCTGATCAGCGACAAAATCAGCCTGGGTTTCGTTGCGGCTACCGAGCATCAAGTCTGCAAGCACCTGAATGAACACCTTGAGCAACTGCCGGCGGAAGATGAAAAGTCCCGGGCGATCCTCGAGCAGATGCGCATCGATGAAGAGCAGCATGCTGAAAGCGCGCTGGATGCTGGCGGTTTCCGCTTTCCGGCGCCAGTGAAATTCGGGATGGGTCTGTTGGCCAAGGTGATGACCAAGAGCACTTATCGGATCTGA
- a CDS encoding OsmC family protein, with the protein MKARIQWAGEAMFLGESGSGHVVVMDGPPEAGGRNLGVRPMEMLLLGVGGCSNFDVVSILKKSRQAVESCEAFLEAERATEDPKVFTRIHMHFVVKGRGLKEAQVKRAIELSAEKYCSASIMLGAAGVAITHDYEIVELG; encoded by the coding sequence ATGAAGGCACGCATCCAATGGGCTGGCGAAGCCATGTTCCTCGGCGAATCCGGCAGCGGTCATGTCGTGGTCATGGACGGCCCGCCTGAAGCCGGCGGTCGCAACCTGGGTGTCCGGCCAATGGAAATGCTTCTGCTGGGTGTTGGCGGTTGCAGTAATTTCGACGTGGTCAGTATCCTCAAGAAGTCCCGCCAGGCCGTCGAAAGCTGCGAAGCTTTCCTCGAAGCCGAACGCGCGACCGAGGATCCGAAAGTTTTTACCAGGATCCACATGCACTTTGTGGTCAAAGGCCGTGGGCTGAAAGAAGCCCAGGTCAAACGCGCCATCGAACTGTCAGCAGAGAAATATTGTTCGGCGTCGATCATGCTCGGCGCGGCCGGTGTTGCAATCACCCACGATTACGAGATCGTCGAGCTCGGTTGA
- the crp gene encoding cAMP-activated global transcriptional regulator CRP, with product MVAIAPTPKIKNLDKLLMHCQRRRYQAKTNIICAGDRSDTLFFIIKGSVTILIEDDDGREMIIAYLNTGDFFGELGLFEQAGLEQERSAWVRAKVECDVAEISYVKFRELSRQDPDILYVLSGQIAQRLRNTTRKVGDLAFFDVTGRVARCLLELCKQPDAMTHPDGMQIKVTRQEIGRIVGCSREMVGRVLKDLEERDLVDVKGKTMVVFGTR from the coding sequence ATGGTTGCTATTGCGCCCACGCCCAAAATCAAAAACCTCGACAAACTGTTGATGCATTGCCAGCGCCGTCGCTACCAGGCCAAGACCAATATCATCTGCGCCGGGGATCGCTCGGACACGCTGTTCTTCATCATCAAAGGCTCGGTCACCATCCTGATCGAGGACGACGATGGTCGCGAAATGATCATCGCCTACCTGAACACCGGGGACTTTTTTGGTGAACTGGGACTGTTTGAACAGGCCGGCCTCGAACAGGAACGCAGCGCTTGGGTGCGCGCGAAGGTCGAATGTGATGTCGCGGAAATCAGCTATGTGAAATTCCGCGAATTGTCCCGGCAGGATCCGGACATTCTTTACGTGCTCAGCGGGCAAATTGCCCAACGTCTGCGCAACACCACCCGCAAGGTGGGCGACTTGGCGTTTTTTGACGTGACCGGACGTGTTGCTCGCTGTCTGCTGGAACTGTGCAAACAGCCAGATGCCATGACCCACCCCGACGGCATGCAGATCAAGGTGACCCGTCAGGAAATCGGACGGATCGTAGGCTGCTCCCGTGAAATGGTCGGACGCGTGCTCAAGGATCTGGAAGAGCGTGACCTGGTGGACGTCAAAGGCAAGACCATGGTGGTCTTCGGTACGCGCTAA
- a CDS encoding lipoate--protein ligase family protein gives MSHPTSLTVETGLLAEQDLLAHVCTGDSEFGLLFWQPSDKALVMPRRLNRLPGFEAACEVSAAAGWPVLLRETGGEPVPQSASTINIALVYAPPRSEGDQNRIETAYRRLCEPICQLLDELGGVSSLGEVDGAFCDGRFNVNLDGRKMVGTAQRWRQSKGGSRPVGLVHGALLLDNERESMVAAVNRFNEACGLEQRVRAESHIALHEKFAAPDALERLDGLYRQLLAEMLGA, from the coding sequence ATGTCCCATCCAACCTCTCTAACCGTCGAAACCGGCCTGCTTGCCGAACAGGACCTGTTGGCCCATGTATGCACGGGTGACTCGGAATTTGGTTTGCTGTTCTGGCAACCAAGTGACAAGGCGCTGGTCATGCCGCGCCGATTGAATCGTCTGCCTGGGTTCGAAGCCGCGTGCGAGGTGTCCGCGGCGGCAGGTTGGCCTGTGTTGTTGCGCGAAACCGGCGGTGAGCCAGTACCGCAATCGGCATCGACCATCAACATCGCGCTGGTCTACGCGCCACCGCGTAGCGAAGGTGACCAGAACCGTATCGAAACCGCCTACCGGCGACTCTGCGAGCCGATTTGTCAGCTGCTGGATGAGTTGGGCGGTGTCTCGTCCCTGGGGGAAGTGGATGGGGCATTCTGCGATGGCCGTTTCAACGTCAACCTCGATGGACGCAAGATGGTCGGCACCGCTCAGCGCTGGCGCCAGAGCAAAGGCGGGTCGCGTCCGGTAGGGTTGGTACACGGTGCGTTGTTACTGGATAACGAGCGCGAGTCGATGGTCGCGGCAGTCAACCGCTTCAATGAAGCCTGTGGTCTTGAACAGCGGGTTCGCGCCGAGAGCCACATCGCCCTGCATGAAAAATTCGCCGCCCCGGATGCGCTGGAACGGCTCGACGGGCTGTACCGCCAATTGCTGGCGGAGATGCTCGGTGCTTGA